In Panicum virgatum strain AP13 chromosome 5K, P.virgatum_v5, whole genome shotgun sequence, the genomic window CGACGATAGATCGGGCAATGCGCCAACGCGTGCGTGGTGTATCTAGGACGACGACTAGACCGCGGTAAAGTTGACGCCAACGATCGTTACGTTAGCGAGATTCAGTTAATGTAATTCCAAGTCACTGTCGCCCGTCGCCTACCTCACGTACGCACACGCAGCATCATTAACCGAGGTAGATAGAACGACACCGTGTCCCCGGCGTCGTCGGCGCACGGCCACTACTTTCTACTGCCAGCACTGCTGCTGCTACGCCGGCGTCAGGCCGACCTAGCTCGCCGGCGAAAGTGAGACCAGGCCAGCTTCGTTGCTAGCAGAATGCGAGGCTGATAGGCTCGTGAGTCGTGACAGGTGTCGCCTGCCCCCCCGCGGTCAGGTGCGCCGTACCGTGCCCAGCGTGGCAGTAGTGCGCGCGATCTACCGATCGATACATCGATAGGTCAGGAACACGGGCGATGGATCTTGGACTCGGACGCTATTTTGGACCCGAGGGGGGAAAAAACTTTGGACTCGGAATCGAGGTCGGCACACGGCTGCGTTTCAGCTTTTTCAGGTTTCCTTTCATTTAGACGGCCACGATCGCTCCGCCTGTACGTAACGTGGTGCATCGGACGGCCGGAAATGCACATGCTGATCGCGTGGTAATCCATCCGTGCCCAGCCGTGCAATCATGCATCTCACGGTCACCACTCACCACCCGTAACCAGCGGCGGTCGCGGCTCTCCCTCCTTGACTGATGACTAGCTAGGGTTACATTTTTTGTCCcgtcgaaaaattccaaaagcGCCGGGCAGGGGGCGTCACGTCGCCGCCGTACCAATCGACACGTGACGCATCCGAGTGAGAACCTTCGGATCAGGATCGGGCCCTCCGAAATGAAACATCCATGAAGCCTGCTCGATCGATCGCTTCAGGGTTCAGACGACTTCGAGCTCAGCAGCAGTAGCTGATGGCTGCCTCGCGCGGGCGTATAAATTGCCGGGCCTGACACGGGGAGTTCAATTCCGTCGTCAACAGCAGCGCGGCCAGTGTAGCGGAGGGGTGGAGCAGTGATCGGTGTGCCGTGTGCGAGCGTGCAGTGCGTGCGCATGGCGGCGCAGCTGGGACTCGTCGGCCACGAGGcgtacgccgccgcctgctcctacccgccgcccgccgccgcctcctcctacttcttccctcccgagctcgtggcggacaGCGGTGGTGCTGGTGCCGTGATGATGGagttcccgccgcccgccgcctgcaCGGCTGACTACTGCCTCCCGGAGATCATGGGCGCGCGAACGCACGACTACtactgctcgccgccggcgccggcgctggccaaGGGCTGCGCTGCCGCTGCCGAGAACGAGATGATGAACATGTAAATTCTTAGTAGTAGCTTGCCTTGGAGTGTGCAATAATGTGTGGAAGAGATGGTCATGCAAGGTGCTGATGAGTTGGTGGTTTGGTCGAATCCAGGAGCTACGTGGACGATGGCGGGAGGATGACGATGATGGGCGGGTCGGCTGGGAACGGCGGCCGTCAGCCATCGCCGCGGATCGGGTTCCGGACGAGGTCGGAGGTGGACGTCCTGGACGACGGCTTCAAGTGGCGCAAGTACGGCAAGAAGGCGGTCAAGAGCAGCCCCAACCCGAGGTACGCACccgcccgccattgccgccgcacGCAGATTATATTCCACGGTCGCGCCGCTCATCAGCGGTCGATCGGCGGTGCAGGAACTACTACCGGTGCTCGGCGGAGGGGTGCGGCGTGAAGAAGCGCGTGGAGCGGGACCGCGACGACCCACGCTACGTCGTCACCACCTACGACGGCGTCCACAACCACGCCGtgcccggccgcggcggcgccgcccagcAGCCGGCGCGCTCGGCGGCGCCCCTGGTGGCGGCGCCGTGGAGCGCGCCCGCCGCTCCCTGTGACCCGTGGGGGACGCAGCTCCATGCCGCGGCTCACTCGTCGGAGTCGTCCTACTGATGGGCCATTTCTAGCTTCCTACGCACCACCATGTAAAATGTTCAGAAATGGGGAGATCGATCCCTGCTTTTTTTGGGTTTGTACCATAATAGTTACACGATGAATCGGTTTGTCTGATTCGCTTGACTGGACATTACAGATTCCTGTGTGTAGTTACTTGTTGTAAGATCTTACATTCTTACTCCTtccattttttaaaatatatggTGTTTAGGGCAAGTTAATTAGTTTATTTTAAATGAATTTGCCAATCGATCCTAAACATAATATATTTAGacatggagggagtattttgtAGTACTGATCCAGCTGCTAATCAAGCTTTGGTGGGAACACATCATGGAATTCTATGGTCAATAAGAATGGGGATTGCGCcttttatttctcttttttagCATAAAAGGACCGTTTTATTTCTTAAGGTGTTGTATTGATAATATATTGTTCTTGTCAAAAGAAATGAAAAGGCAACCCTATTTCAGGAGCTGATAAGACTGAGCATATACTGGTAAATGAGAGTAAATTCATATTTCGCGAAGTAAACTtatattgcaaaaaaaaacatcaattAGGGCGCGCGACTCCATTCATCAGTTAGCCATGTCGTCTTGTCTTCTCTTACGAGGACTCTGCAACTTACGGTGGTTGGTTTGCTTGGTTCAGACTTCAGGTCAGAGTTTCAAGTGCTGTTATGTGTGATTAAAATCGAAGCATTGAAGTAGTAGTTTGTTTGTCAGGTCTCAATACTGTGGCTAATTCATCTTAAACAGCACAGTTCGGGGAtcgaaaaaaaaactcttacaCTTGAGCAAGGGGTTTTGAACAAATTAGGTCTGATAGGTGAATGAACGTGATGAACTGAACATAGCCCACCTCTCAAATTAGCTCGCACCGGTCGGACCGAACGCAGGGCGAGATGGTGCTAGAGGCGCTATCGACTAACCCGGCCCAATCTGATATCGTCGCAGTCCTTAATACCGGTTGAAATTCTGTTGTCATTAATTCTAGGGGAAGTCTGAATGTATGTATATGGCCTGAAAGCGCTGTTTCAGAAACTGAAGAACACATAGGCAGGCAGAACCTGTAACATCCAGCCTCGCGGGCAGTCCGCTTGgggctgcggacggtccgcgacggcCCTGCTTCAACCACTCCAAGACCGAGGTTCGTCGGTCGCCGCTACGTGCCGACCGACGAGATCGTCCCTGCCCATTCCCGTATGCCGCATTGAAGTCGCGCACCGCCCCAACCCACCCCGCGCccactccctcactctctctctctctgttcactcttcctctccctcccgaCGCCATAGGCGACGTTTGAGCGCTCTCCCCTTCACCGGCCAAATCCGCGCATTCACCGCCCCccatggatttcaaatccaccgcaCCGGAACCTTGACCACCTCCCTAGCTCCCTCCTCAACCCCTCCAACCACAGCCACAAcccccacctcgccgggaatCTCGGATTCCCCGGCCGTCGGTCTTAGTTTGGTCCAAACTTGACCTCACCGTGGAACTCCATCGTCCGAGCACCGTTTCCTTCGCCCAAGGGCTCAAATCGATTGTAAGTGAGTCGCTAATGCTCATGCTCCCCTCGTTCCTCCACGTTCTTGTTGTTTCCACGCACGTTCACGATGATGTCGTTTTGACCGCCACGGGCCGCATGTCGCCGACTAGGTTAGGCTTGAGTTCTTCGCGTGCATCACCCATGCCCGTGTGCGCCTCGTCCAGTAGATGGTGTAGTGCTAGCCTCGCTGTCGGTCGGGCCACCATCGGCGGgaacggcgcgccgcggcgccacgccggcctcactggtggcggcgcgcggtgtcAAAAGATAGgaatcgcggacagtccgcagatCAAGTTAGAAGTTGTCCAAAgatgatgttgtctctggtgtttTCGTagaattgaactgcggacggtccgctattggagagcggacagtccgccgttgagttcgaaatttgtccagagacgatgttgtctctggtgggtttcgcaaggttgaactgcggacggtccgctaatggagagcggacagtccgccgtagagtctagaattttgtccagagacgttatcATCTCTGGTGGAATTGacagagtgaactgcggacggtccgccaaggagggctggacagtccgccgtagaaaTTAAAAATTTGTCCAGATGCGTCGTTGCCTCTGGTGGTTTTGcggagttaaactgcggacagtccgctattttggagcggacagtccgccgtatagatttgaaattgtccagagaggtagttggttctggtgggtctgcagagttgaaccgcggacggtccgccacttgggtgcGGGCAGTCCGCAGGGCATTTCAGTTTGAAGTATAGTAGTTGCATCATTGAGCTGCACtcaattatttcatatgcattcgtgtagcatccgccGTTTGAGGATGTCGTgtttgaggtgattgcggcaccgcaggagcagccagagcaagcccaggaggagaggcgtgagaacccaGCCCAAGGCCCGCCTGACCCTAGCTCTGagagcagcccgaaggcaagccccggtgcacatccgattattttaaattatgacacattTATATGTCTCCattatttgtgcattaggtttagggattgtttgcatgtatttacttttgatgGTCTCTCGTATGGCTCGACTGACTATacgctggtggggcggtcctgtagtttgtggcggggaggggaatggttggtgcgtgtggtccgacggggcctaagcgtgccgtgttggttaggtctaccttgcaaggttaaatcgaatcgattcgccgtgtctcgcggatatgagggcctcGATCTCTTTGTCGCCTCGTAGAAATGAATTAGAAATGTTAGTGATAAATGATATTTTGAATCATTATTGTAATGCTCCAACATGATTGTTGTAGATATGCCAACATTAGATGAGAGTCTTTCTATATAGAACATgtggctaaaacattgaaagtaaggattcaactgtagatgcttttctgcaaaacaacccGCTGGCCAGAAAGCCGTGCATATCTAGATAGAGGCTATGTATACCCCTGGTCAGGTAAGCCtcgctgagtattagtatactcagggtttgttaccacaattatttcagggcacctggacgttgacttctgtccctgctgcgttaagttcatccgtcgggacgcagtgggatgggaggttgtggagcccgACACCTAGTTAGGAGACTTCTCGTTGTACACTTGTGGCAGATGTAGGCCTTTTACATCTGTTCGAACTCTAGATTCGGTGATGTAAAGTTTGTAGATTATACAGGTATTTAAACTTGGTTTGAAAAACTTATGGCAGAATCTCGtgtatattgttgtattttcaaatatgtgtcgtgcttgtaccatctgcgctcaccttcgtgtgagactatcggtgatgtttcgatcgggacatGGACTGAGAAAgggctgtcaaattaaaccattaagctaacGCGCCCGatatgttcaaatgacggccattacgtttaatttagagttttattttggcggttccgtcacagaaCCTGTTCCAGAATCTGAAGAAATGGACAGCGCACACACTAAGACAATCAACTGAGAGGCTCCTAAGTTTCCTCCAGTGGATATTTAGTCAACTTTGATTGGTTCGCCGGTCGTTGTCATCTCTGACGAGCAAGCAGCTGCCTCTCTGGCTAATCTCCAACTAATGCGGTGGTTGCTTGACCTGGTTCAGATCAGAGTCCCTCCAAAGTCATGGTAATCAAcattaattcaaatttgaaatttataTCTCGCATGTGGTGTTTAATTTCCTGGTATTTGACCCTCTCTGCAAGCTCAATTCGTCTACATCAGTGCCACTTCCTCGACAGGGCTAACTGATCGATCGGACAGCGCAGGCGATACGATTAGCTCTTGAACAAATCAAATGACCCTTGATCTTCCATGATTCCATCTCAAAACCTCAGTTGGGACCTGGGCATCTGGCAATGGGCGAATATTTGACGGCTTCTACAGCTTCATCATTTATCATGACCGCTGATCTTAATCATGCTGCACTTGCAGTTGCAGGTTCAGAGTTTAGACCCCATCAGATTTAGCTGGAACAACCTGATCAAAACTTCTTTACTTTTAATTCCACCCATTCATGGTAGATACAGTTTACTCATCCGCTCTATGTACTCCGATTGATCATTTCATCCCTGTTACATAGATATGATCACCATTTCTTCCCAAGCCAATGACTACTAAAAACTCCAAAACTAATCCGATCAACAAAGTAATTAACCACGATGCACTTATTAATTACATATGAACCACTGCCCTACACAAAATCTAATTCGTGCGTGCGGGCGCCGATCActtctgggcggcggcgcctccgccgcgccccatGATCGACGTGATCGCCGCCACCAGCGCAGTCTGGAAGCTCGGGTCTGACGTGATCGCCTTGGCGAGCGTGTCCGTGAcggccggcgccaccgcgccatggccggcccCGAGGCTGCTCGTCCTCTGCAGGTACGTCTGGGCGCCGTACAGCTGCTCCGGCCTGGACGAcccgcccaggccgccgccgaacAGGTGCCCAAGCGCCGGCGAGCTCTTGCCGTAGTACGACGGAGGCGCAGCGCCGTACGCCAGGTACCCACTGCTCCACGCCGCCGGGACCGCCTTGGACTCGtagccggccgcggcggcggcggcgtacggcgagGGGTGCATGAGGgagtgcggcggcgccggggtcgTGAGGTCGAGCGTGATGGTGGGGCACGACGCGGCGGTGGAGACCATGGTGGTCGGGCCGAGCAGCCCGGCGGCCGCGAGCGGGAGGTGGTGGCCGTGGGCGAGCgaggccggggaggaggaggaggtggagcccgaggtgagcatggccgccgcggcggaggtcgtggacgccatggccgtggccgccggcggGAGCTGGTGGTTGTGCTGGCCCTCGTACGTGGTGATCAGGATCGACGTGTCCTCGGCACACCGCTGCACGTGCTTCCTCACCGGGCAGTGGGGCGCCACCGTGCAGCGGTAGTAGGCGCGCGGGCAGGGGTTCCCCTTGGAGATCTTCTGCCCATACTTCCGCCATTGACAACCATCCGGCATCTGACGATCACCAGAACGACGACATGAATTAGCTCCGACCGGCATAATTATTTTCTTGTTCGTAGTAGGGCAAGAAAGGTAGCAGACGTGTCACGTACCGTGGGAGTGTTGCATTTGACCCTGACGGAAACCCTAGCCTTCTTGGCCTGCTGCTGGACCTCGTCGTCGGCGCCCTCCCCGGCGCTCGGGCTCTTGCGCGAGGTACCAGCAGGCGGGCACGCGTAGGCGTCGTCCTGGGCAGGCGGCTtagcggcgtcgccggcgctgctgctgtCGGAGCTCAGGTTCAGAAcgggcgccgccgacgcgccgcTCGCCTTGTCGTCGTCGGCGGACAGCCCGCTGCCCGGCGCGATGCCGAGCCCGAGGGAGAGCTGGCCTTGGTCGGCGGTGGTCTCGGCGGTGCCGccggacgaggacgaggacctCTCGTGGCCCTTGCGGCGGGCGCCGTTGGACCGCGTGCCGAGGCTCAGGGAGACgaggtcgtcggcgtcgtcggcggCTCCGGTGGGCagcgaggccgccggcgccggcgccgcggggaGCTTGGCTTTGGCTGCTTGCTCGTGCACCTTGACGACGTCGAGGAAGTGCGTGTGCAGCAACTGGTACTGGCTGACGATGCGGGACAGCATCGTCTTGAGGCGCTCGTTCTCCTCCCTCACCTCACCCATCTCCGCCTTGGCCGCCTCTAGCGTGCGCTGTTCCTGCAGCAGAACATCCGTGCAGCAGTTCAGCGAGATGAGAATTACGTTGCCGGCAATAGAAATGATACCATCTTTCTCAAAATTTCAACCGATCGAATTTCAATTTCAATTCATCATGGAGCCGGATTTACCTGCTTGATGCTCGCGTCTCTTTGCGTTGATGGAAAGCTTTCGAAGACGATCGGGAGAGGGCTTCCCATCTGCATCCACAAAAGCAACCGTCATCCACATCAGATATTCAGATCTCCGTTGCGTTCAACTATACACAACTAAAGAACAAAAGAGCAAGGAATTGAAGAGGAAGAGCAGGTCATGTACTGAATTCGTACCGCTGCAATCTCCGGCTTGGCATCGGCTCTCTTCTCCTCCTTCACCGGCGTCGGCCTCTCGACGGCGACCTCCATGGCAAACAAGCTACTAGCTAGCTCGACTAGAGCACAAGCTAGTAGTAGGACTAGGGAACTCGCCGCCGCACTGGCCCACGTCCAGGCCGACCTGCCCCTTTTCGAGCAATAGCTTTTGGCAAGCAATGCCTTGTCCTGGCAGTAGTACCTCTGCCCTCTCGCCGTCCTtataaagaagaagaggaaggaagaGACGAGGCAACGAGGCTTTTAAGCCTGCAGTTTCTGACTGGCTTGGAGTAAGCCAGACTAAAGAATGGCGAGATGCCGCACCGAATCCCAGTGGCCCGGCCAATCAGGgtccagtcgtcgtcgcccaTACGGCTGGGCGCATCAAAAATGTCAACCGGCTTAGCTTGTCATTGCCAGCCGAGCCCACGGCCGGGCCGGGGGGCCAGCAGGTTGCGGTGAGATAAGCGAGCGCAATAGAATACTCGCCGTCGTCCCCgttgtcatcgtcgtcgccgtcgtcggcgtcgCGGTCCTCGATCCCCAAACGTGCCCTGCATGTCGTtgccgccgcgtcgccgtccgCGCTGGTCCACGCGCCAGGGCTCTCTACGCGAGCTACAGCTAGGTACTTAAGCTCTACTGCTCCGGCGACCGGCTGACCGCCGTTGGATCACTCGGttagccgccaccgccgccgcaactTTGCAGGCGAGGTCGACGGGGATGGCAGCGGCAGGTTCTGACTTGTCCAGCTGACAAAATTCGTGCTGCGTTCTTACATGTTGCTggcccccggcggccggcgtgtgTACGATACGAACGCGGGAGCTCGATCGCTCGCGCCCTGCATTTGTTTAGGGCGCCCGGTTGACTTCGTACGGCCGGTGGTGGGGGTGCTACCTGTCGAGTAGAAGAAGCAACCCGGATGTTGAGGAATTGTTCAGCCATCAGTGGATCAAATCTGAGGAAATTAAACAAGCTCGCCGAATCAGATTATCCTACTATACTGGAACTGACGACGCTTCTTCTCGTCAGATTTTAACAGGTCAAGCAGAAAAATGAGACCTGGATGAAAATTGAAAAGTACTGGTGTGCTCCAGCAATCCACATGCATGGGGATCGTTTACCTCTTGATCCGCGGTGAAgtatcttcttctgaaaagatCAACCTATACATAGAATGAAAAAGGATCAGATCTGGACGGTTGACCTAATCCTAGCCTCGTTTAGATGCAccgtgtaaagtttttgaaagagaatcttttcacattcgaagtattaaatataaactaattataaaactaattacagaactcgcatataaactacgagacaaatctaatgagcctaattaattcatcgtCAGCATATATTTACTGTatctttactgtagcaatttattgtctaatcatggcctaattagattcgttagattcgtctcgcaatttacaagcaaactgtgtaattagtttttattTCGTTTAGATTTAATTCTCTATGCAGGTGCCGCAACATTCttttggaatttggaattttgaattttagatctaaacaaggccctaATGTATTTTTTATCGGATTTGGAGCAAAGCGGATATTACATGGATGCGTATACGAACATGGATTATTTCAAATACCGAAATCGGACGTGATTGGACTGGCATTGAAGTGAAAGTAGACTTCAAATGAAGTTTGTGCTGTTCAGTAATTCAAAAACTAGAGCTTCTCTTCaattcgttttttttttttgtgtgtagaAAAAACTTGTCTTCGGACTTTACTTAACTACATACTCAACCACTGAAGGGCATATTCGGTTTGGAGGGCATTGACGGTTTGTTCGGTTTGAAGGGGAATGGAAAGGGTTGGGAGGGATTTAAATCCCCAACAAGCTAAGTTAAAACTTAAAATCCCCCTCATCCCCTCCAATGAGTCCAATCCCTTTGTGGAGTGGATTACACGCTCCCAAGGTGGATTTTGTTTGCGAAATACGAAGCGTCCAATATGCATCAAAAATCTTGTCCGGTACAGAACCTTCTTGCATGTAAGAAAGGTTTGTGGTTGGCTCATCAATGATGTGACGGCCCAATGATTCTAGAGTCTGATTGTTCTAGTTGTGTGGCTGTTCTTGCTGAGCATGGAATTAATCGTTCTATTCATGCTAGCTTGGTAGAAGATAGCAAAAACATCATGAGAATGCTGGGAAATGTTTGTTTGGTCAAGATCAATAGAGCTGAATATAGTTGCACATGAATTGGCACAGCATGCTAGACGAGCTTTCAGCTCCGAGGTTTGGTTAACAGAAGTTCCTAGTTGTATACAACATGTTGTTGTGCTCCTAGATTGTAACGAGACCTAATTAAGCTTAATGATCAATCTtttttcctcgcaaaaaaaaaaagatcccaAAGCAGAACAACAGATTCTTCCACGAGCCTGTTGAGAGACCGTGGGAGGCGTCACCCTTGGGGGGATAAggtccctcccctcccctcccctttcctAGTCGCGTGTCGGCGTGTGAACAGTACTACGCGTAGTACTCTGCGTGTACCGTGGATGGGGGCCCACAGAGTCAGCACCACCCACCCGCTCGCGTTTCGCACCATGTGCCGAATTTGTAGAGGTGTGGGGATCGGACTCGGAGCCGGGGGGGTGGGCGGAAGGAAGACCagcagctgcagcctgcagggacCAGGGAGGAATAAACAAGGCGCGGCATGTGACGCGAACGCGACGTGAGATCGCTGAGATGGGAGAAGCGACTCCCGATCGAGCCCGCATTGATGAGCAGCGGATACCATCCATCGATCCGTGCGCGTGCGCATGCGAATGCGACGCGACCACGCACCTGCCTGCACGCGCACGCACGCAGCAGCTTCTTCCGGACCATCCCAACTGGTGTGCCGCGACCGCGACAGTTCAGTGTGTGTTGCGACTATTCGCGTGTTGCCAGCCAATCGGCTTCAAGTAAGATTTCAgaggatcttttttttttaaaaaaatgtttgggtaggggagggaggaggtttTGGTTGGCCTACCTGTTGAGATCCCAGCAAAACCCGTTGAAACTGTTGCGCCATAGGCCGTACCCGCCGGGATCCTCCACGACTACCTCGCCTTCGGCCTTCCCTTCCCTCTCTGttcccatcttcttcttcttgttgttgttgtttttgtttAATCGGCAGGCATGGAGGGCGTGACCTCACCTCACCGCCCGTTGAATATGGTAGCAGCCTTGATCCGTCTCCACCGCGACCATTAACAAAATTGGCCGTGGTGATCGTGGTGATCGATCGTGTTCCCATCGGCCGCTACAGGGCCCGCGCAGCGCGGGGCCCACCGGCGCGGAGACGAACCGATGCGCCCTTCTTGCTGggtctgaaactctgaatcaTCGGATTGCCTGAAGAAAGTAGAGTACTACTACTCAAAGCGCCCTCATGCTTCAATGACAGGCGCTGCAGCTGCCACGGCTCCCATCAGAGGGTTTACGTACCTCGGAAAAATGAAGGCAAGTCTGCGTTTCAGTTGCACCTGACCTTTTGTGATTCAGAATTTCAGATAGGAGAGCTTTCGCATTCAGGGGAGGATTTGGTCCAAGGCGGAATCGCCCGTGACGTATGATCCCTATACAGATGGTGTCATGCCATAGCACCATTTCCAACAACGAGAGAGCACGCATATTGGATTTGAAAAAGGGCACACCCGCGGAGAAAAAAACGGCAGAAAAGATAAATAAGCACATGGAGGTTGGATGATGGACTCAGTTCAAGTAAACCGCAGGTTTAGTCAACGGATGCATCAAGGAGGCGTCTTTCCTACCTATTCCTAAATGAATACAGCTAACAACCAACAAAAGGAAAATAGTAAATGGGAGGAGTAAGCTGATGAGCCGACCTTGTTTGTCGACGCACCATGTGAAGCCAAGCTTTTTCAACGATCTGGTCAAATCTTTGGACCTCAAGTGGGGCAGGAGCGATGCAGATTTCCATCACATTTTTCTTAAGGAAAGACCCCATGCACCCTCCTTGGTCCTTGCACAGCCCAAAGAAATTAAGCGAAAACAAATGGTTTCTCCTCTTGTTCCCTTCCGGTGTTTGATGCTTGGAAGCCACTACTGTTACATCATCATCGCTCGGCAAATTTCAAAACCGGCGTCGCAAATTCAGACTCACCCTACCGACGGTCCTCGCCGAGTTTTCCAGGTGTCAAATACTGCTGGCAGTGGTTTCGTTTCATGGATTACTGAGTCCTGAAAAGAAAACTGCAAAGTCAGAAGGAGATCATTCTGGGAAGTcgtctttcacatggatcagtTCAGGGAACTGCCCTATGGGAACAATTGTAATGTAACTTAGCCACAAAACGAATAGATTAATAGCAAAGTTCTTGCAACCTGTGCATTCAAATAGTCGAGGTCAACAATTTGTCAGAAATTATGGAAGTGTCAGATCATGGATCTGCCACACCAGAACTGAAACTGAAGACTAATGATGGACAGATATAgtatggccctgtttagttgccttcaaaattccaaaactttataagattctccatcacatcgaatatttcaacccatgcatgaagtattaaatatagttaaataaaataactaattacacagtttgtctataatttgcgagacgaatcttttgagcctaattaacccatgacgggataataattaccaaatacaaacgaaagtgctacagtactttacaccCAAAAGTTTACGCATCTAAAAAAGGCCTATGTAATTCAGTCGCTACAGATCATACACCCCCAATAAGACTTTTCCACAGATTTGGAACAGTAACAGTTATTTCTCTCAGAAGACTTTGCGATTGCTTGACCAAGATCAAGACTTGAACTGCACTTTTTCCAATGCATGTGGAAAGGAAATCATCAACTCAACAGAAGTGGTAATAAAGTACAGGAAATTCACTATGTAAAAGAAGTGTTTGTTCCTATTTCACTTTCTTCGTAGAAACTAGTAGAGAGTATGACATCCACTTTCGCCAAATGTGTAAACTTCGGAACCATGCGTTTTGGACTACCAAACAAATAAGTCATTACAGTATCAAATATAGTACGTGTTTGGTTATTGTTTGTAGAAAATCAGCACGTAGTTCATGTCCATTTGTTCACTAgccccagagagagagagagagagagagagagagagagagagagagagagagagagagagagagagagagagagagagagagagagagagagagagagagatgtgaATGTGAATCGAGATGTTGAGCAGCCCGGGTTCGTTCATTGATAGCTCAAAACAAACGTTCTTTAACACCGAATAACATCATAAAACTTTCTGTATGGTAATGACGGCACATTGTGATCTCAACTTGGAAAACAGCAAGGACCAGCATAGTCAAGCTGGGATCACTTAGTTTACTTAAACTAATGAGTAACGACAGAAACTTGATAATTAATTTCTGGACTAACACGCTGACATGGAAAGGACAAATCTGTGGATGCACAATACAACCAAGACTAGATTATCTGCTAATGCTAGTTAAACTGA contains:
- the LOC120705755 gene encoding probable WRKY transcription factor 72, whose product is MEVAVERPTPVKEEKRADAKPEIAAMGSPLPIVFESFPSTQRDASIKQEQRTLEAAKAEMGEVREENERLKTMLSRIVSQYQLLHTHFLDVVKVHEQAAKAKLPAAPAPAASLPTGAADDADDLVSLSLGTRSNGARRKGHERSSSSSGGTAETTADQGQLSLGLGIAPGSGLSADDDKASGASAAPVLNLSSDSSSAGDAAKPPAQDDAYACPPAGTSRKSPSAGEGADDEVQQQAKKARVSVRVKCNTPTMPDGCQWRKYGQKISKGNPCPRAYYRCTVAPHCPVRKHVQRCAEDTSILITTYEGQHNHQLPPAATAMASTTSAAAAMLTSGSTSSSSPASLAHGHHLPLAAAGLLGPTTMVSTAASCPTITLDLTTPAPPHSLMHPSPYAAAAAAGYESKAVPAAWSSGYLAYGAAPPSYYGKSSPALGHLFGGGLGGSSRPEQLYGAQTYLQRTSSLGAGHGAVAPAVTDTLAKAITSDPSFQTALVAAITSIMGRGGGAAAQK
- the LOC120705754 gene encoding WRKY transcription factor WRKY24-like, with amino-acid sequence MAAQLGLVGHEAYAAACSYPPPAAASSYFFPPELVADSGGAGAVMMEFPPPAACTADYCLPEIMGARTHDYYCSPPAPALAKGCAAAAENEMMNMSYVDDGGRMTMMGGSAGNGGRQPSPRIGFRTRSEVDVLDDGFKWRKYGKKAVKSSPNPRNYYRCSAEGCGVKKRVERDRDDPRYVVTTYDGVHNHAVPGRGGAAQQPARSAAPLVAAPWSAPAAPCDPWGTQLHAAAHSSESSY